One Thiocapsa sp. genomic window, CGCTCCGTCACCGCGGCATCCAGATCCGTCACGCCCGGCAGGGGCGCCGGCCGCTCGCCCTTCGGAAGGCCGGCGGTGATCCGGTCCGCGAGCGCCTCGGCTTGCGGGCGGTCGAGCGCGCCGACGATCGCCAGCACCGCGTTGGCCCCGGTGTAGTGGCGCCGATGGAAGTCGGCCAGATCCTCGCGCGTGATTGCCGTGACCGTCTCGGCCGTACCGGACGGGTCCGCCGCATAGGGATGAGCGCCGAAGATCTTACGATAGAGCGCCTTTTGCCCGACCGTGCGCGGCGACTCCTCGGCCTGACGCAGTGCGATGAGTTGATTGCGACGCTCCCGCTCCAGATCCGCATCCGCAAAGGTCGGGGTGCTCGTCAGGGTCGCGAGCGTCTCCACCGCCGTGTCCATTGCAGGCTGTCGGGTCAGGGTGCGCAGCGACACCGTGGTCTTGTCCCGATCCGTGCTGGCGCCGAGTTTGGCGCCGACGTCTTCGAGCCGTGCTGCGATCGCGTCGGCGTCCCAGTCACCCGCGCCCTGCGTCAGCATGCCGGCCGTCATGGAGGCCAGGCCCGAGCGCTCGCCGTCGCGGGCGCTGCCGGCATCGAAGACCAGATTCACGTCGACCATCGGCAGCTCGGGCGAGGCGACGAAGAGCACGCGTGCCCCGCTCGCGGCCTGCCAGGTCTCGATCTGCGGTGCGGCCTGAAGGGTCCCGGCGGCGCACAGCAGAAGTGCGCTCGACCAGACGGAGAATCGGCGGGGATCAGTGCACATTGGTCTGCATCTCCAGCGCAACCGGTGCGCGCGCGGTTTGGTTGTCGTCCATCGGTTGCGGATCCAGGATACCGACGGTGAGCTTTTCGGGGACCAGGTACTTCTGCGCAACGGCGCGGACCTGCTCAGGGGTGATCGCCGCAAGCTTGTCGACATAGGTCTCGGCGAGCTCCCAACCCAGGCCCACCGTCTCCAGTTGGCCGAGGACCATGGCCTGGTAGAAGAGAGAGTCGCGCTCGTAGACCTTATCGGCGATCAGCTGATTACGGACACGCTCCATCTCGCCCTCGTCGACGAGATCGTTTCGGACGCGCTCGATCTGCGCGAGCAGCGCCGCTTCGACCTGCTCGATCGTCTGCCCCTTGGCCGGCACGCCGCTCAGCATGAACATGCCCGGCAGGCGACCAAAGGCGCTGTAGCTCGCGCTCGCCGAGGACGCGACTTGGCTGCCGCGCACCAGCTCGCGCTCCAAGCGGGTGCTGCTCCCGCCGTCCAGGACCGAGGTCAAGACCTCGAAGGCGTAGGGCTCCCAGGCCTCTTCGGCGTCCATCAGGGCCGGCGCCTTATAGCCCATCAGGAGATAGGGCTCTTGCGCGGGCGCCTTCACGACGATCCGCTTGGCCCCGAGCTGCTCGGGCTCGGGCTGCATCTTCGGCGGCCGGATCCGCTCGGGCTCGAGCGGGCCGAAGTGCTTCTCGGCCAAGCGGAAGACCTCCTGGGGATCGACATCGCCCGCGACGACCAGGGTCGCGTTGTTCGGGGCATACCAGAGGCGGTACCAGTCGCGCAGGTCTTCGACACTCGCCTGTTCCAGATCGCCGGCCCAGCCGATCACCGGGATTCGGTAGGGCGAGGCGACGTAGGCGACGGCGTTGAAGCGCTCGAAGGTCAGGGACTGAGGGTTGTCGTCCGTACGCGTGCGGCGCTCCTCCTTGACGACCTCCAGCTCCTTGACGAACTCCTCGGGGTCCAAGGCGAGATTGCGCATGCGCTCGGCCTCGAGCTCGAAGGCGATCTCCAGGCGGTCGTTCGCCAGCGACTGGAAGTAAGCGGTGTAGTCGCGCCCGGTGAAGGCGTTCTCCTCCCCGCCGTTCTCCGCGATGATGCGCGAGAACTCGCCCGGGGCGAGCCGCTCGGTCCCCTTGAACATCATGTGCTCGAGCAGGTGAGAGACGCCGGTCATCCCGCCGTACTCGTAGCTCGATCCCACCTTGTACCAGACCTGCGAGATGAGGATCGGGGCGCGCCGGTCGGGTTTGACCAGGACCTTGAGCCCGTTGTCGAGCGTGCGTTCGTGGACGGTCTCTGCCGCCGACAGCGTCAGCGCCGGCAGACACAAGAGCAAGCTGAAAAGGATTCGGTGCATGAAGACTCCGGTCGGATGCAATCGTAAGGCGAAAAGACCCGCTGCGGGCCATGTTGGGGCAGAGCCGGGGCCTTGGTAGTTCCCGGAGATGACGTTTTGGTAAGGCCGGGTTCACCTCGGGCAGGGCGAGGCTTGGGCGATCTGGCCGCGGCGATCTGATAGCATTGCGTCCACACGGGCGGAAGCGGCCTCGTCTGCCGGCGTATCGCAGTCACCGTCGAGTGCTCGACGGATCGCTCGCCAGCCCCTCGCTGTTTCTCTCCCCCTTCAGGCATGTCGTTATGTTCGGTTTCGGAAAAAAGCACAGGAAAGCCGCGTTGCCGGAGTCGGATCAATCGGCTACGGCCGAGCCGTCGTCGGCGGCGTCGGTCCATCCCGAGTCGGTCGCATCCGAGCCGCTACCCAAGCGGGGCGGGTGGTTTCGATCCAAGCACCGGGCGGTCGAGACGGAGACGCCGCCCGCCGCCGAGACGCGCGCCCACGAGCCTGTAGCTGCCCCCGCACCGGCTCCCGTCCCGGCTTCCAAGTCCGCGTCCGAGCAAGAGGAGCCGACGGAGAAGAAGTCCGGCGTCTTCTCGCGACTGCGCGAACGCCTGACACGGACCCGCGAGACGCTCGGCGAGGGTCTCGGGACACTCTTCATCGGTCGCAAGCGTATCGACGACGATCTCATGGAGGAGCTGGAGACCCTGCTGCTCACGGCTGATGTCGGTGTCCCCACGACCGCGCGCATCATGGAGGATCTGGCAAGCCGCGTGAAGCGCAAAGCGCTCGCCGATCCGCAGGCACTGCTCCGCGCGCTCAAGGGCGAGCTGCGCGCCGTTCTGCAGGCGGCCGATGCGCCGGTCCGCCAGCCTGCACCCGGTCGCCCCCAGGTGATCCTCATGGTCGGCGTCAACGGCGCC contains:
- a CDS encoding pitrilysin family protein; amino-acid sequence: MHRILFSLLLCLPALTLSAAETVHERTLDNGLKVLVKPDRRAPILISQVWYKVGSSYEYGGMTGVSHLLEHMMFKGTERLAPGEFSRIIAENGGEENAFTGRDYTAYFQSLANDRLEIAFELEAERMRNLALDPEEFVKELEVVKEERRTRTDDNPQSLTFERFNAVAYVASPYRIPVIGWAGDLEQASVEDLRDWYRLWYAPNNATLVVAGDVDPQEVFRLAEKHFGPLEPERIRPPKMQPEPEQLGAKRIVVKAPAQEPYLLMGYKAPALMDAEEAWEPYAFEVLTSVLDGGSSTRLERELVRGSQVASSASASYSAFGRLPGMFMLSGVPAKGQTIEQVEAALLAQIERVRNDLVDEGEMERVRNQLIADKVYERDSLFYQAMVLGQLETVGLGWELAETYVDKLAAITPEQVRAVAQKYLVPEKLTVGILDPQPMDDNQTARAPVALEMQTNVH
- the ftsY gene encoding signal recognition particle-docking protein FtsY, coding for MFGFGKKHRKAALPESDQSATAEPSSAASVHPESVASEPLPKRGGWFRSKHRAVETETPPAAETRAHEPVAAPAPAPVPASKSASEQEEPTEKKSGVFSRLRERLTRTRETLGEGLGTLFIGRKRIDDDLMEELETLLLTADVGVPTTARIMEDLASRVKRKALADPQALLRALKGELRAVLQAADAPVRQPAPGRPQVILMVGVNGAGKTTTIGKLAKRLQEEGNSVILAAGDTFRAAAVEQLQAWGERNRVSVVAQQTGADSASVIFDALQAATARGADVLIADTAGRLHTKSNLMEELSKVARVMKKIDPEAPHEVMLVVDATTGQNALSQAIHFHQAIGLTGITLTKLDGTAKGGILFAIADRLKLPIRFIGVGETIDDLRPFDADEFLDALLS
- a CDS encoding pitrilysin family protein; the protein is MCTDPRRFSVWSSALLLCAAGTLQAAPQIETWQAASGARVLFVASPELPMVDVNLVFDAGSARDGERSGLASMTAGMLTQGAGDWDADAIAARLEDVGAKLGASTDRDKTTVSLRTLTRQPAMDTAVETLATLTSTPTFADADLERERRNQLIALRQAEESPRTVGQKALYRKIFGAHPYAADPSGTAETVTAITREDLADFHRRHYTGANAVLAIVGALDRPQAEALADRITAGLPKGERPAPLPGVTDLDAAVTERIVFPSSQTTVVAGQPGMRRGDPDYFTLYVGNHILGGSGLVSLLMEEIREKRGLSYSTYSYFLPLAQPGPFLMGLQTKNDQADQAREVMLDTLRRFIESGPSEAELTAAKKNITGGFPLRIASNSDIVGYLAVIGFYDLPLDYLDRFTDRIESVTAEQIKDAFARRLHPDRLAIVVVGGSTEQTAGVGVGGEG